A stretch of Campylobacter gracilis DNA encodes these proteins:
- a CDS encoding histidine triad nucleotide-binding protein has product MNVFEKIVNGEIPCNKVLENEEFLAFHDINPKAPIHILAIPKKCYENFQVTPPEVMSKMSAFIQEVTRKMGLDKSGYRLVCNCGENGGQEVMHLHFHILGGMKLPWDRVSDRNTEENF; this is encoded by the coding sequence ATGAACGTATTCGAAAAGATTGTAAACGGCGAAATCCCGTGCAACAAAGTGTTAGAGAACGAAGAATTTTTGGCTTTCCACGACATCAACCCAAAAGCGCCGATCCACATCCTGGCGATCCCTAAAAAATGCTACGAAAACTTCCAAGTAACGCCTCCCGAAGTGATGAGCAAAATGAGCGCTTTTATCCAAGAAGTAACCCGAAAAATGGGGCTTGATAAGAGCGGATACCGTCTCGTTTGCAACTGCGGCGAAAACGGCGGACAGGAGGTGATGCACCTGCACTTTCATATCCTCGGCGGAATGAAGCTACCGTGGGACCGCGTCAGCGACCGCAATACCGAAGAGAATTTTTAA
- the pheT gene encoding phenylalanine--tRNA ligase subunit beta — translation MIITRNWLQEWIDISEIPSERLLSTLNSIGLEVDAHDKISLPKGVVVGLVKSKRRHENSDHLNVCEVDVGKQSLQIVCGAKNVEAGQYVAVSLIGAVLPSGLEIKPAKLRGVESFGMICSATELGLAKTNDGIMVLDSSIGELVLGKELREYEIFNDDLIEIELTANRGDCLSILGIARDLGAALDLPLKEKHEFEDADGAPGIGRILSVRASDEVSAKFAFRAYEIKGELKLNLKQTLRLASVGILQSCAVQNFINYATHSTGVLLRAYDFEKIASVDGKVALDIKPMPNGEFGVYAGKRLLSVAGICQDAELKACCSSKVVLLEANYTAPLIIAKAVNENKSLKGDEHVYRSSRGSEPKLRLGLDLLFRLLLKNKAVSLYAGTQKISNALEPLIVGFSEKEINSMIGAQIPRDKIVKILKRLGFDVGVEADLITAKVPPFRHDIVNSHDVCEEIVRIVGIDNIAAAPLSFYEKNRLNDTYVSLCNGRKLRSKAAAVGFFECVHYVFDDSKALQSLGFAPCKVKILNPINGELDALRPTLINHLLESAERNLKNSRRSVKLFELGEVFDADGSQCLRLGFIASGLKAEPSIAVGAKPAAVDFLYFANLIQSVIGKFKVRLPGENLKFLSEFEQAQIEQGGEIVGFIGRVDYAVEAGRDLDKSYLCEIDFSKLKFENIVADAYSKFPSVSRDLSILVPSGMRFEQIKQCIDALKIEALKELIPSDLYSDESLGDSKSLTIRLVFQDLQKTLCDEQVAGFTDKILAALSSELGLGLR, via the coding sequence ATGATAATAACGAGAAATTGGTTGCAAGAGTGGATCGACATAAGCGAAATTCCAAGCGAAAGGCTGCTTTCTACGCTAAATTCCATCGGTCTTGAGGTTGACGCTCACGATAAAATTTCGCTTCCTAAAGGCGTCGTAGTAGGGCTCGTAAAAAGCAAGCGTCGTCACGAAAATTCCGATCATCTAAACGTTTGCGAGGTTGATGTCGGTAAGCAGAGCTTGCAGATCGTCTGTGGCGCGAAAAATGTTGAGGCGGGGCAATACGTAGCGGTTAGCCTAATCGGCGCCGTGCTGCCTAGTGGCCTTGAGATAAAGCCTGCCAAACTTCGCGGCGTGGAGAGCTTTGGCATGATCTGCTCGGCAACCGAGCTTGGGCTTGCTAAGACGAATGACGGCATTATGGTGCTTGATAGCAGCATCGGCGAGCTCGTGCTCGGCAAGGAACTGCGCGAGTATGAAATTTTTAACGACGATCTTATCGAGATCGAGCTTACCGCTAATCGCGGCGACTGCCTTAGCATCTTAGGCATAGCGCGCGATCTAGGCGCAGCGCTTGATCTGCCGCTAAAGGAAAAACACGAGTTTGAAGATGCCGACGGAGCGCCTGGTATCGGTAGAATTTTAAGCGTGCGTGCAAGCGATGAGGTAAGCGCTAAATTTGCCTTTCGGGCTTACGAGATCAAAGGCGAGCTGAAGTTAAATTTAAAGCAGACCTTGCGTCTTGCAAGCGTTGGTATTTTGCAAAGCTGCGCGGTGCAAAATTTCATCAACTACGCTACTCATTCTACCGGAGTGTTACTGCGCGCTTATGATTTTGAAAAGATCGCTTCCGTAGATGGCAAGGTGGCACTTGACATAAAGCCTATGCCAAACGGTGAGTTCGGCGTTTATGCGGGCAAGAGACTGCTTAGCGTAGCAGGGATTTGCCAAGACGCAGAGCTAAAGGCGTGTTGCAGTAGCAAAGTAGTGCTATTAGAGGCAAACTACACCGCGCCACTAATTATCGCCAAAGCAGTAAACGAAAACAAAAGCCTAAAGGGCGATGAGCACGTGTACCGCTCAAGTAGAGGCAGCGAGCCAAAGCTTAGGCTAGGGCTAGATCTGCTATTTAGATTGCTACTTAAAAATAAAGCCGTTAGCCTATATGCGGGCACACAAAAGATTTCAAACGCTTTGGAGCCGCTTATCGTGGGCTTTAGCGAAAAAGAGATAAACTCAATGATCGGCGCACAAATTCCGCGCGATAAGATCGTAAAAATTTTAAAAAGGCTGGGCTTTGATGTAGGCGTCGAGGCCGATCTCATCACCGCCAAGGTGCCGCCTTTCCGCCACGATATCGTAAATTCTCACGACGTGTGCGAGGAGATAGTGCGTATCGTGGGCATCGACAATATCGCCGCCGCGCCGCTAAGCTTCTACGAAAAAAACCGCCTAAACGATACCTACGTAAGCTTATGTAATGGGCGCAAGCTTCGCAGCAAGGCGGCAGCAGTGGGATTTTTCGAGTGCGTGCATTATGTATTTGACGATAGCAAGGCGCTGCAAAGCTTAGGCTTTGCGCCGTGCAAGGTTAAAATTTTAAATCCGATCAACGGCGAGCTGGACGCGCTAAGACCGACGCTGATTAATCATCTGTTGGAGTCTGCTGAGCGAAATTTAAAGAATTCTCGCAGAAGCGTCAAGCTTTTTGAGCTAGGCGAGGTATTTGATGCGGACGGTTCGCAGTGCCTAAGACTGGGCTTTATCGCTAGCGGACTAAAGGCGGAGCCCTCTATCGCGGTCGGCGCAAAACCCGCTGCGGTGGATTTTTTGTATTTTGCAAATTTAATCCAAAGCGTCATCGGTAAATTTAAGGTCAGGCTGCCCGGCGAAAATTTGAAATTTTTAAGCGAATTCGAGCAGGCGCAGATCGAGCAGGGCGGCGAGATAGTGGGCTTTATCGGGCGCGTGGATTACGCCGTAGAAGCGGGGCGCGATCTGGATAAAAGCTATCTGTGCGAGATCGATTTTTCCAAGCTTAAATTTGAAAATATCGTAGCGGACGCTTATTCGAAGTTCCCTAGCGTATCGCGCGATCTAAGCATTTTGGTGCCGAGCGGAATGCGCTTCGAGCAGATTAAGCAGTGTATAGACGCCCTTAAAATCGAGGCGCTAAAGGAGCTTATCCCAAGCGATCTTTACAGTGACGAAAGCCTGGGCGATTCAAAGAGCCTGACGATCAGACTTGTATTTCAAGACCTTCAAAAAACGCTGTGCGACGAGCAAGTAGCGGGCTTTACCGATAAAATTTTAGCTGCACTTAGCAGCGAACTGGGGCTTGGGCTGCGATGA
- the pheS gene encoding phenylalanine--tRNA ligase subunit alpha encodes MQEIKAKIDAAASLGELEAVRLELFGKKGIITQLFAELKSAAPEQKKELAVSANEKRDYFSELIATKKASLEAAEQKEAMKNEAIDVTLFNENVSCGALHPVMETMDKIIDYFIAQNFSVESGPLIEDDFHNFEALNLPKYHPARDMQDTFYLNDGRLLRTHTSGVQIRTMEKFKAPPVRMIAPGAVFRRDMDLTHTPMFHQVEGLVVEQGDRVSFANLKYVLEEFLRYMFGDVKVRFRPSFFPFTEPSTEVDISCIFCHGEGCRVCKQTGWLEVLGSGVVDPNVFKAVGWKNVSGYAFGLGVERFAMLLHGIPDLRSLFEGDIRLLEQFK; translated from the coding sequence TTGCAAGAGATTAAAGCAAAAATCGACGCTGCGGCAAGCCTTGGCGAGCTAGAAGCCGTGCGCTTGGAGCTTTTCGGCAAAAAAGGCATCATAACGCAGCTTTTTGCCGAGCTTAAATCTGCCGCCCCCGAGCAGAAAAAAGAGCTTGCCGTAAGCGCGAATGAAAAGCGCGATTATTTCAGCGAGCTCATCGCCACAAAAAAGGCGAGCCTGGAAGCGGCGGAGCAAAAAGAGGCGATGAAAAATGAAGCAATCGACGTCACGCTTTTTAACGAAAACGTAAGCTGCGGCGCGCTGCATCCCGTGATGGAGACGATGGATAAGATCATTGACTACTTCATCGCGCAAAATTTTAGCGTCGAAAGCGGCCCGCTCATCGAGGACGACTTTCATAATTTCGAAGCGTTAAATTTACCCAAATACCATCCCGCGCGCGATATGCAAGATACGTTTTATCTAAATGATGGGCGGCTGTTACGCACGCACACTAGCGGCGTTCAGATCCGCACGATGGAGAAATTTAAAGCTCCGCCGGTGCGCATGATCGCCCCGGGCGCGGTCTTTCGTCGCGATATGGATCTAACCCACACGCCGATGTTTCATCAGGTAGAAGGCCTCGTAGTCGAGCAGGGCGATCGGGTGAGTTTTGCAAATTTAAAATACGTTTTGGAGGAATTTTTGCGCTATATGTTCGGCGACGTAAAGGTGCGCTTCCGTCCGAGCTTCTTTCCGTTTACGGAGCCAAGCACTGAGGTCGATATCAGCTGCATTTTCTGCCACGGCGAGGGATGCCGCGTCTGTAAGCAGACGGGCTGGCTCGAGGTGCTAGGCAGCGGCGTGGTCGATCCCAACGTCTTTAAAGCAGTAGGCTGGAAAAATGTCAGCGGATACGCATTCGGGCTCGGCGTGGAGAGATTTGCGATGCTGCTGCATGGTATCCCCGATCTGCGCTCACTATTTGAAGGCGATATTAGATTATTGGAGCAGTTTAAATGA
- a CDS encoding M23 family metallopeptidase, which yields MKNKFMITITDLNGSRNFLLSQIIKKIALYLVLFVFTVFVTGALYIRYLGSKIDSLSRTKTELNELNQKLRDGIAASQMEFEAIEGKISDLEHQFGLDPEEDERAIDRLSHIKTTSEQEIKERAQKIINEKFSDALIKEIFMQIPNGRVMRTHQLSEKFGWRNHPILKRKQFHPGVDLRTPPKTPIYAPADGIIQYSGAGATGYGNLVEIRHNYGFTTRYAHLDSNLTRKVGEFVNKGDLIAFSGNTGLSTGPHLHYEIRFLQLPLDPLNFINWNEKNYKEIFTKEEDVPWQSLIKAMQTPLKQQ from the coding sequence ATGAAAAACAAATTTATGATAACCATAACCGACCTTAACGGCTCTAGGAATTTTTTGCTCTCGCAAATCATCAAAAAGATCGCGTTATATTTGGTACTATTTGTTTTTACCGTTTTCGTCACGGGTGCGCTATATATCAGGTATCTGGGCTCAAAAATCGACAGCCTTTCGCGAACCAAAACCGAGCTTAACGAGCTAAATCAAAAACTTCGCGACGGTATCGCGGCAAGTCAGATGGAATTTGAAGCCATCGAGGGTAAAATTTCGGATTTGGAGCATCAGTTTGGGCTCGATCCTGAGGAGGATGAGCGCGCGATCGACCGCCTATCTCACATCAAGACTACTTCCGAACAAGAGATCAAAGAGCGCGCGCAAAAGATCATCAACGAAAAATTCTCCGACGCGCTGATAAAAGAAATTTTTATGCAGATCCCAAACGGCAGGGTCATGCGCACTCATCAGCTCAGCGAGAAATTCGGCTGGCGCAACCATCCCATCTTAAAGCGCAAGCAGTTTCACCCAGGCGTTGATCTACGTACGCCGCCTAAAACGCCTATCTACGCGCCTGCAGACGGCATCATCCAATACAGCGGAGCGGGCGCTACGGGCTATGGCAATCTAGTCGAGATCCGCCATAATTACGGCTTTACGACACGATATGCGCATTTGGATTCAAATTTAACTCGCAAAGTAGGCGAGTTTGTAAACAAAGGCGATCTTATCGCTTTCAGCGGTAACACCGGGCTTAGCACCGGGCCCCATCTGCACTACGAGATTAGATTTTTGCAGCTGCCGCTAGATCCGTTAAATTTCATCAACTGGAACGAAAAAAATTACAAAGAAATTTTTACTAAGGAGGAAGATGTCCCATGGCAATCTTTAATAAAGGCGATGCAAACACCGCTCAAACAACAATAA
- a CDS encoding Dps family protein yields MSKTVKQLNKLQADAHAFFVAFHDYHWNVKGLQFAQVHAYTEKAYDEMGELFDDMAERALQIGGKAVTKAKDLIELSKDAPISVKDSYSVSEVLEDVKKAYEYLVKEFKKLQEVAEEEGDDTTSNIAQDHYGDYEKRLWMLSSMLSK; encoded by the coding sequence ATGTCAAAAACAGTAAAACAACTAAACAAACTTCAGGCGGACGCTCATGCGTTCTTTGTTGCATTCCACGATTATCACTGGAATGTTAAGGGCTTACAATTCGCGCAGGTTCACGCTTACACCGAGAAAGCATACGACGAGATGGGCGAGCTCTTTGATGATATGGCTGAGCGCGCACTTCAAATAGGTGGCAAGGCCGTAACTAAGGCCAAGGATCTAATTGAGCTTTCAAAAGACGCTCCGATTAGCGTAAAAGATAGCTATAGTGTATCTGAGGTACTTGAGGATGTTAAAAAAGCTTACGAGTATTTGGTAAAAGAATTTAAAAAGCTTCAAGAAGTAGCCGAAGAAGAGGGCGACGATACGACTTCAAATATCGCGCAGGATCACTACGGCGATTATGAAAAACGCCTATGGATGCTAAGCTCAATGCTAAGCAAATAA
- the aroA gene encoding 3-phosphoshikimate 1-carboxyvinyltransferase, translated as MRIFAQASPLRAEISNIAADKSISHRAAIFSLLAEETSKISNYLAAEDTLNTLKIVELLGASVQRVEGEILITPPEIIKEPNVPLDCGNSGTAMRLFMGFLAGCEGFFVLCGDRYLSERPMRRVADPLCKVGAKIYGRAGGEKAPIAVLGQKLGYFEYASKIASAQVKTALILAALRGSGCKFSEPELSRDHSERMLKAMGAQISQNGLEIEVAPLSSPLKPFEIFIPNDPSSAFFFAVAAAITPGSCIVLKNMLLNKTRIEAYEILKRMGAEVKFHKTSEIYEQIGDIEVAYAPLHAVEVSENISWLIDEAPALAIAFACAQGSSVLRNAAELRVKECDRIKVTCEGLRACGIKARELQDGWQIEGGEANAAIITPCGDHRIAMSFAILGLRSGMIIEDSDCIATSFPNFAAILRQIGAGVED; from the coding sequence ATGAGGATTTTTGCGCAAGCAAGCCCTTTGCGGGCGGAGATTTCAAATATCGCCGCGGACAAATCGATCTCGCACCGTGCGGCGATCTTTTCGCTGCTAGCGGAGGAGACGAGTAAAATTTCAAACTATCTAGCCGCCGAGGATACGCTAAATACGCTAAAGATCGTGGAGCTTTTGGGCGCTAGCGTACAGCGCGTAGAGGGCGAAATTCTGATCACTCCGCCGGAGATTATCAAAGAGCCTAACGTTCCGCTTGATTGCGGCAACTCGGGTACGGCGATGCGGCTATTTATGGGATTTTTGGCGGGATGCGAGGGCTTTTTCGTGCTGTGCGGCGATCGGTATCTAAGCGAGCGTCCGATGAGGCGCGTTGCGGATCCGCTTTGCAAGGTGGGCGCTAAAATTTACGGACGAGCAGGCGGCGAAAAGGCGCCGATTGCGGTGCTCGGGCAAAAGCTCGGATATTTTGAATACGCGAGCAAAATCGCGTCCGCACAGGTCAAGACCGCTCTTATTTTAGCGGCCTTGCGCGGCAGCGGGTGTAAATTTAGTGAGCCCGAGCTTAGCCGCGATCATAGCGAGCGGATGCTAAAAGCGATGGGCGCGCAAATTTCGCAAAACGGTCTTGAGATCGAAGTCGCGCCGCTTAGCTCTCCGCTTAAACCGTTTGAAATTTTTATCCCAAACGACCCCAGCTCGGCGTTTTTTTTCGCCGTCGCCGCAGCGATAACTCCCGGCTCGTGTATCGTGCTAAAAAATATGCTGCTAAATAAAACCCGCATAGAGGCGTATGAAATTTTAAAACGCATGGGCGCTGAAGTAAAATTTCATAAAACGAGCGAAATTTACGAGCAGATCGGCGATATAGAGGTCGCTTACGCGCCGCTTCACGCCGTGGAGGTGAGCGAAAATATCTCGTGGCTTATAGACGAGGCGCCTGCGCTTGCGATCGCCTTTGCCTGTGCACAGGGAAGTAGCGTGCTTAGAAATGCCGCCGAGCTGCGCGTGAAGGAGTGCGACCGCATAAAAGTAACCTGCGAAGGGCTTCGCGCCTGCGGTATTAAGGCGCGCGAGCTACAGGACGGCTGGCAGATCGAAGGCGGCGAGGCGAACGCGGCGATCATCACGCCGTGCGGCGACCATCGTATCGCGATGAGCTTTGCGATTTTGGGTTTAAGATCGGGGATGATCATCGAGGATAGCGATTGTATCGCGACGTCGTTTCCGAACTTCGCCGCGATTTTAAGACAGATCGGAGCCGGCGTTGAAGATTGA
- a CDS encoding bactofilin family protein, with translation MAIFNKGDANTAQTTIISSGTLIKGELHLSCILHIDGNVEGDVISDNTVVIGKNGTARGSIRAKHIVISGKFFGNIEAELVELLGGGVLVGDVLSQSFGIEVGAKFNGKSAVSGGDQALVIDGSASEDVKLIDKALGE, from the coding sequence ATGGCAATCTTTAATAAAGGCGATGCAAACACCGCTCAAACAACAATAATCTCGTCAGGCACGCTCATCAAAGGAGAGCTGCACCTGTCGTGCATTTTGCATATCGACGGCAATGTCGAAGGCGACGTGATCTCCGATAATACCGTCGTCATTGGTAAAAATGGTACCGCGCGCGGCTCGATCAGGGCCAAGCATATCGTAATCAGCGGCAAATTTTTCGGCAATATCGAAGCCGAGCTCGTCGAGCTGCTAGGCGGCGGTGTGCTCGTAGGCGACGTGCTATCGCAAAGCTTCGGCATCGAAGTGGGCGCGAAATTTAACGGAAAAAGCGCGGTAAGTGGCGGCGATCAAGCCTTAGTCATCGACGGCAGCGCAAGCGAAGACGTCAAGCTCATCGACAAAGCTCTAGGCGAATAA
- a CDS encoding 2-hydroxyacyl-CoA dehydratase yields the protein MFAKFTKDMKATHTILIPTMIDPHFRFMQGVLRDEGYKSVLLGENRQNIVEEGLRSVHNDMCYPALLVIGQFIDALKSGEFDTHKVALLISQTGGGCRASNYINLLRKALEDSGFSYVPAISLNFGSLDENEFSLGKKSLLKLFAAIFYGDLMMGLYNQCKPYEKIKNQTNEIYELCAERIKNLTDQRSFFNLKKNFKFILSQFAKIERDDKPRVKVGIVGEIYLKYSPIGNNGLNAYLIRENAEPVNTGLMDFVLTCIYDAVYDKQLYGKGGAAYYGSLAVAKIVEFFQRMMIKQMKRFGFRAPSPFSEVRAAADGYIGHGVKMGEGWLLTAEMVEFMRHGIQNVVCAQPFGCLPNHIIARGMIRKIKQNYPQANIAAIDYDPGASAVNQENRIKLMLANANRK from the coding sequence ATGTTTGCTAAATTTACGAAAGATATGAAAGCCACCCACACGATATTGATCCCCACGATGATCGATCCGCATTTTCGCTTTATGCAAGGTGTGCTGCGCGACGAGGGCTATAAGAGCGTCTTGCTCGGCGAAAATCGTCAAAATATCGTCGAGGAGGGGCTTCGCAGCGTGCATAACGACATGTGCTACCCCGCGTTGCTCGTCATCGGGCAGTTTATCGACGCGCTCAAAAGTGGCGAGTTTGATACGCACAAAGTAGCGCTTCTCATCAGCCAAACGGGCGGCGGCTGCAGAGCGAGCAACTACATAAATTTGCTTCGTAAAGCGCTTGAGGACAGCGGCTTTAGCTACGTCCCCGCGATCTCGTTAAATTTTGGATCGCTAGATGAGAATGAATTTAGTCTCGGCAAAAAATCGCTTCTAAAGCTCTTTGCCGCGATATTTTACGGCGATTTGATGATGGGGCTGTATAATCAGTGCAAGCCCTACGAAAAGATCAAAAATCAAACAAATGAAATTTACGAACTATGCGCCGAGCGGATCAAAAATTTGACCGATCAAAGATCGTTTTTCAATCTCAAGAAAAATTTCAAATTTATCCTCTCGCAGTTCGCTAAAATCGAGCGCGACGATAAGCCGCGAGTAAAAGTAGGCATCGTGGGTGAAATTTATCTCAAATACTCGCCCATCGGCAACAACGGTCTAAACGCCTACCTCATCCGCGAAAACGCCGAGCCCGTAAATACGGGGCTGATGGACTTTGTGCTTACCTGCATCTACGATGCGGTCTACGACAAGCAGCTCTACGGCAAGGGCGGCGCGGCGTATTACGGCTCGCTTGCGGTCGCTAAGATAGTGGAATTTTTTCAGCGCATGATGATTAAGCAGATGAAGCGCTTTGGCTTTCGTGCGCCAAGCCCATTTAGCGAGGTTCGCGCCGCCGCCGACGGCTACATCGGTCACGGCGTGAAGATGGGCGAGGGCTGGCTGCTGACGGCGGAGATGGTCGAGTTTATGCGTCACGGCATACAAAACGTCGTGTGCGCGCAGCCCTTTGGCTGTCTGCCAAACCACATCATCGCGCGCGGAATGATCCGAAAGATCAAACAGAACTACCCGCAAGCAAACATCGCCGCTATCGACTACGACCCGGGCGCAAGCGCGGTAAATCAAGAAAACCGCATAAAGTTGATGCTTGCTAACGCAAATAGAAAGTAG